In Micromonospora sp. NBC_01813, the following are encoded in one genomic region:
- the nuoK gene encoding NADH-quinone oxidoreductase subunit NuoK, producing MRPVIPYVVAALLFGLGVFGVLRRRNAVLLLMSVELMLNAVNLILVTADTTVRGALPYSGQTFALFIIVIAAAEVGVGLAIVLHLYRLRASVVVDEVPLDAADPPAPGDADAGTAADDREVAR from the coding sequence ATGCGCCCGGTCATCCCGTACGTCGTCGCGGCCCTGCTCTTCGGCCTCGGCGTGTTCGGCGTGCTGCGCCGACGCAACGCCGTACTGCTGCTCATGTCGGTCGAGTTGATGCTCAACGCGGTCAACCTGATCCTGGTCACCGCCGACACGACGGTGCGCGGCGCCCTGCCGTACAGCGGGCAGACCTTCGCCCTGTTCATCATCGTCATCGCCGCCGCCGAGGTGGGCGTCGGGCTGGCGATCGTGCTGCACCTGTACCGGCTGCGGGCCAGCGTCGTCGTCGACGAAGTCCCACTCGACGCGGCCGACCCGCCTGCTCCGGGCGACGCGGACGCCGGCACCGCCGCCGATGATCGGGAGGTGGCCCGGTGA
- a CDS encoding complex I subunit 4 family protein, translated as MTLGQLALLAVLVLPALGALLLALPVGGDRAGRIVGTGFAALAFLASLPLIGDPAGAGWFTYGPESGPPGVVPWHQIDLPWVPALDLRFHLGVDGISYPLVLLTTALTLLCCGYTIWRAPHSGSDSGDSGRGGSGRSGRALIALLLVIEVGIVGTFLALDLVLFFVFFEVVLLPMYAIIAGWGGSGDRAADGSDRADSSPADSAHRRAATKFAIYTLAGSVLLLVGVVTVVTAAGTADLTILTGGGESGGGELTRGTQLAAFTLLALAFAIKAPLWPLHTWLPDAHSQAPTVGSVILAGVLLKMGTYGLIRVAVGVAPEGARWAAPVLGTLAVVAIIVGSLVCLAQTELKRLIAYSSVGHMGFVLLGIATLSATGIQAALIGNIAHGVITGLLFFLASAIKDRFHTGELAALGGLREQSPALAGLLGYAAIASLGLPGLAGFWGEAFAVVAALQRGGVLWTTLAVLAAVGAALTAAYLLRMLRRVVHGPPGPAVRATPAGPITRPEALAWAPLIVATLAIGLLPVLVLGVAEVPVQSLLEVIR; from the coding sequence ATGACCCTCGGACAGCTCGCCCTGCTGGCCGTGCTGGTCCTGCCGGCGCTCGGGGCGCTGCTGCTCGCCCTGCCCGTCGGCGGCGACCGAGCCGGCCGGATCGTCGGCACCGGCTTCGCCGCCCTGGCGTTCCTGGCCAGCCTGCCGCTGATCGGCGACCCGGCCGGTGCCGGCTGGTTCACGTACGGCCCGGAGTCCGGACCCCCCGGGGTCGTGCCGTGGCATCAGATCGACCTGCCCTGGGTGCCGGCGCTGGACCTACGGTTCCACCTCGGCGTCGACGGCATCTCGTACCCGCTGGTGCTGCTCACCACCGCGCTCACGCTGCTCTGCTGCGGCTACACGATCTGGCGGGCACCGCACAGCGGCTCCGACAGTGGCGACTCGGGCCGCGGCGGCTCGGGTCGCTCCGGCCGGGCGCTGATCGCGCTGCTGCTGGTCATCGAAGTCGGCATCGTCGGCACCTTCCTCGCCCTCGACCTGGTGCTGTTCTTCGTCTTCTTCGAAGTCGTCCTACTGCCGATGTACGCGATCATCGCCGGCTGGGGCGGCAGCGGCGACCGCGCCGCCGACGGCAGCGACCGAGCCGACAGCTCGCCGGCCGACAGCGCGCACCGGCGGGCGGCAACCAAGTTCGCCATCTACACCCTGGCCGGGTCGGTGCTGCTGCTGGTCGGCGTGGTGACCGTGGTGACCGCCGCCGGCACCGCCGACCTGACGATCCTCACCGGCGGCGGCGAATCCGGCGGCGGCGAACTCACCCGCGGCACCCAGCTTGCCGCGTTCACGCTGCTCGCGCTCGCCTTCGCGATCAAGGCCCCGCTGTGGCCGCTGCACACCTGGCTGCCCGACGCGCACAGTCAGGCACCCACCGTCGGCAGCGTCATCCTCGCCGGGGTGCTGCTCAAAATGGGCACGTACGGCCTGATCCGGGTCGCCGTCGGCGTCGCGCCGGAGGGAGCCCGTTGGGCCGCCCCGGTGCTCGGCACCCTCGCCGTCGTCGCGATCATCGTCGGCTCGCTGGTGTGCCTGGCGCAGACCGAACTCAAACGGCTCATCGCGTACTCCAGCGTCGGCCACATGGGCTTCGTGCTGCTCGGCATCGCCACGCTCAGCGCCACCGGCATCCAGGCCGCGCTGATCGGCAACATCGCCCACGGCGTCATCACCGGTCTGCTGTTCTTCCTCGCCAGCGCGATCAAGGACCGCTTCCACACTGGCGAACTGGCCGCGCTCGGCGGGCTACGCGAGCAGTCACCGGCGCTCGCCGGTCTGCTCGGCTACGCCGCGATCGCCTCCCTCGGCCTGCCCGGCCTGGCCGGCTTCTGGGGCGAGGCGTTCGCCGTGGTCGCCGCGCTGCAACGCGGCGGCGTGCTGTGGACGACCCTGGCGGTGCTGGCGGCGGTCGGGGCGGCACTGACCGCCGCGTACCTGCTGCGGATGCTGCGCCGCGTCGTGCACGGCCCGCCAGGACCAGCGGTACGGGCAACACCGGCCGGTCCGATCACCCGACCAGAGGCGCTCGCCTGGGCACCACTGATCGTGGCGACCCTGGCGATCGGGCTGCTGCCGGTGCTGGTGCTCGGCGTCGCCGAGGTGCCGGTGCAGAGCCTGCTGGAGGTGATCCGGTGA
- a CDS encoding NADH-quinone oxidoreductase subunit 5 family protein, protein MNPAALGYLLPAAPFVAAVIGLLLSLRGGSGAAGRSAPAGAAARRVAAGLGIGGAAVALGAAVALLASGPDTTDSGTGWLDIGGLLVTFGVRLDGPAALVAVAVGAVALAVQVYSTAYLADDDRYPVYAAQVSLFTAAMLLVVVAGDLIMLLIGWEVMGACSYLLIAHDRRLPEAPAAAMKAFLVTRVGDVGFLLGIAVLGVGAGSFRIAEVLAHDYPPAVSTTAALLLLAGVAGKSAQFPLHTWLPDAMAGPTPISALIHAATMVAAGVYVVIRLYPVFVAAPAALVVLGVLGVVTLLLGALAATAQDDIKRVLAWSTVSQLGYLTGALAVGSPPAALFHLLTHAAFKALLFLVAGCVIHAVGSNLMSAMGGLRRPMPVTFGAAAVGLGALAGLPPLAGFWSKESVLYAAAEAARHPGDGPVPAWLGWLVWLAGLAGVALTAWYATRLLLRTFFGPSRVPADRHPHDPPAAMRWPVLALTVPSVLLGLAVFSPTVRDLLGGSAELAPHFGLDLVLPLLLLAVGAGWAGWLYRRDPAADPARVLGPLRPAFAAGFWFDSVQRTLVVRPVVALAGWVRVGDESGVDGAVTGVGRGVGGLAGILSRWHAARLPRAVTLALAGALLLALAAAVLLTSPTILQLSRGFVYFVQR, encoded by the coding sequence GTGAACCCGGCCGCGCTCGGCTACCTGCTGCCCGCCGCGCCGTTCGTCGCGGCGGTCATCGGCCTGCTGCTGTCGCTACGCGGCGGATCCGGTGCGGCGGGTCGGTCGGCCCCGGCCGGCGCGGCGGCCCGGCGGGTCGCCGCCGGCCTCGGTATCGGCGGGGCCGCCGTCGCGCTGGGCGCGGCCGTCGCCCTGCTGGCCTCCGGACCAGACACAACCGACAGTGGTACGGGCTGGCTGGACATCGGCGGACTGCTGGTCACCTTCGGCGTACGGCTGGACGGGCCGGCTGCCCTGGTCGCCGTCGCGGTCGGCGCGGTAGCGCTCGCCGTACAGGTGTATTCGACGGCCTACCTCGCCGACGACGACCGCTACCCGGTGTACGCGGCCCAGGTCAGCCTCTTCACCGCCGCGATGCTGCTGGTCGTCGTCGCCGGTGACCTGATCATGCTGCTGATCGGCTGGGAGGTGATGGGCGCCTGCTCGTACCTGCTGATCGCGCACGACCGGCGGCTGCCGGAGGCCCCGGCGGCGGCGATGAAGGCGTTCCTGGTCACCCGGGTCGGTGACGTCGGCTTCCTGCTCGGCATCGCGGTGCTCGGCGTCGGCGCCGGCAGTTTCCGGATCGCCGAGGTGCTCGCCCACGACTACCCGCCGGCTGTGTCGACCACGGCCGCGCTGCTGCTGCTCGCCGGGGTGGCCGGCAAGAGCGCCCAGTTCCCGCTGCACACCTGGCTGCCGGACGCGATGGCCGGCCCGACGCCGATCTCCGCGCTGATCCACGCCGCGACCATGGTCGCCGCCGGCGTGTACGTGGTGATCCGGCTCTACCCGGTCTTCGTCGCCGCCCCGGCCGCGCTGGTGGTGCTCGGCGTACTCGGGGTGGTCACCCTGCTGCTCGGTGCGTTGGCGGCGACCGCTCAGGATGACATCAAACGGGTACTGGCCTGGTCGACGGTGTCCCAGCTGGGCTACCTGACCGGGGCGCTGGCGGTCGGCTCGCCACCGGCCGCGTTGTTCCACCTGCTCACCCACGCCGCGTTCAAGGCGTTGCTGTTTCTCGTCGCCGGCTGCGTGATCCACGCGGTCGGCAGCAACCTGATGTCGGCGATGGGCGGGCTGCGTCGGCCGATGCCGGTCACCTTCGGCGCGGCGGCGGTCGGGCTCGGCGCGCTCGCCGGTCTGCCGCCGCTGGCCGGCTTCTGGAGCAAGGAGAGCGTGCTGTACGCGGCCGCCGAAGCGGCCCGGCATCCGGGCGACGGGCCGGTGCCGGCGTGGCTGGGCTGGCTGGTCTGGCTGGCGGGTCTCGCCGGGGTGGCGCTCACCGCCTGGTACGCCACCCGGCTGCTGCTGCGTACCTTCTTCGGACCGTCCCGGGTCCCCGCCGACCGGCACCCGCACGATCCGCCGGCGGCGATGCGCTGGCCGGTGCTGGCGCTGACCGTGCCGAGCGTGCTGCTCGGCCTGGCGGTGTTCAGCCCGACGGTCCGGGACCTGCTGGGTGGCAGCGCCGAGCTGGCCCCGCACTTCGGCCTCGACCTGGTGCTGCCGTTGCTGCTGCTCGCGGTGGGCGCGGGCTGGGCGGGGTGGCTGTATCGGCGGGACCCGGCCGCCGACCCGGCCCGGGTGCTGGGCCCGCTGCGGCCGGCGTTCGCGGCCGGGTTCTGGTTCGACTCGGTGCAGCGCACCCTGGTGGTACGCCCGGTGGTGGCGTTGGCCGGGTGGGTGCGGGTCGGGGACGAGTCCGGGGTGGACGGCGCGGTGACCGGCGTCGGCCGGGGCGTCGGCGGGCTGGCCGGCATCCTGAGCCGCTGGCACGCCGCCCGACTGCCCCGCGCGGTCACCCTGGCCCTGGCCGGCGCCCTGCTGCTGGCGTTGGCGGCAGCGGTCCTCCTCACCTCCCCGACGATCTTGCAGTTATCGAGAGGATTTGTCTACTTTGTCCAACGATAA